From Gammaproteobacteria bacterium, one genomic window encodes:
- a CDS encoding type II toxin-antitoxin system VapC family toxin translates to MMFLLDANVLLWTSGHPDRLPLEARDLIQDKATELFFSAASLWEVAIKNGRGHADFNVDPRLLRRGLLENGYSELPVTGAHAVAVDLLPDIHKDPFDRILIAQAQIEGLTLLTADKKLRDYPGPIRVL, encoded by the coding sequence GTGATGTTTCTTCTCGACGCAAATGTGCTGCTCTGGACTTCCGGTCATCCGGACCGGCTACCGCTGGAAGCGCGCGACCTGATTCAAGACAAGGCCACAGAGCTGTTCTTCAGCGCCGCATCACTATGGGAAGTCGCCATCAAGAACGGTCGAGGACACGCCGATTTCAATGTCGACCCGCGCCTTCTCAGGCGTGGATTGCTTGAGAACGGTTACTCCGAACTCCCTGTGACGGGAGCGCACGCTGTGGCAGTTGATCTGCTACCGGACATCCATAAGGATCCCTTTGATCGAATTCTCATTGCACAAGCGCAAATTGAAGGTCTCACGCTATTGACGGCCGACAAGAAACTTCGCGACTATCCCGGCCCGATTCGGGTGCTGTAG
- a CDS encoding DUF4102 domain-containing protein — protein MPQPSYRTLSKRTVDRLSVDDKDTVFWDRELPGYGVRVYPSGRKVYVVQTRVAGKSRRITVGRHGDIAPDRARKDAAKIIARVKAGEPPVETKPEAPPTVADLAGRYQREHVAMHCKPNTVKHYGLMLKKHIVPRLGGLEVAEVERRDILKFQFQLSDMPTVANRCVDMLVKMFKQVHDFRLAAALS, from the coding sequence ATGCCCCAGCCAAGTTACCGCACCCTTTCAAAGCGCACCGTGGACCGCCTGTCGGTGGACGACAAGGATACCGTGTTCTGGGACCGGGAGCTGCCCGGCTACGGTGTCAGGGTCTATCCGAGCGGGCGCAAGGTCTACGTGGTGCAGACGCGGGTCGCCGGCAAGTCCCGGCGCATCACCGTGGGCCGTCACGGCGACATCGCGCCCGACCGGGCCCGCAAGGACGCCGCGAAGATCATCGCGCGCGTCAAGGCTGGGGAGCCGCCGGTCGAGACCAAACCCGAGGCCCCGCCGACCGTCGCCGACCTCGCGGGGCGTTATCAGCGCGAGCACGTCGCCATGCATTGCAAGCCCAACACGGTCAAGCACTACGGCCTGATGCTCAAGAAGCACATCGTGCCGCGCCTCGGGGGACTGGAGGTCGCCGAGGTGGAGCGCAGGGACATCCTCAAGTTCCAGTTCCAGTTGAGCGACATGCCCACGGTGGCCAACCGCTGCGTGGACATGCTGGTCAAGATGTTCAAACAGGTACATGATTTCCGCCTAGCGGCGGCGTTATCCTAG